A stretch of the Bradyrhizobium arachidis genome encodes the following:
- the ybaK gene encoding Cys-tRNA(Pro) deacylase, producing MSKVTPATRALTAAGVAFTVHSYDYDPDAESIGLQAASALGEDPARVLKTLMALVDGKPVCVIVPSDREVSMKKLAAAISGKSAQMMKPAEAERVTGFKVGGISPFGQRRPVKTVIDQSALAYDQVYVNGGQRGLQVRLNPSDVRDVLKAVAADVIA from the coding sequence ATGTCCAAAGTCACTCCCGCCACACGGGCACTCACCGCTGCCGGTGTCGCATTCACTGTCCACAGCTATGACTACGATCCCGACGCCGAGAGCATCGGGCTCCAGGCCGCGTCCGCGCTCGGCGAAGATCCGGCGCGCGTGTTGAAGACGCTGATGGCATTGGTCGACGGCAAGCCGGTCTGCGTGATCGTGCCATCGGACCGGGAAGTCTCGATGAAGAAGCTCGCGGCCGCCATCAGCGGCAAGTCGGCGCAGATGATGAAGCCGGCGGAGGCCGAGCGCGTCACCGGCTTCAAGGTCGGCGGCATCAGCCCGTTCGGGCAGCGCCGTCCCGTTAAGACCGTGATCGATCAGAGCGCGCTGGCGTATGATCAGGTCTATGTGAATGGCGGCCAGCGCGGCTTGCAGGTGCGCCTCAACCCGAGCGATGTGCGCGATGTGCTGAAGGCGGTGGCGGCTGACGTGATCGCCTGA
- a CDS encoding HupE/UreJ family protein: MTPRFARWITGLLALFFCTELLAHATTIGLVRIDLVGDRLTYTLAVALPEIPNGSALLLSAAANGDRAAIDTVADQARRSVRIDLGGAPCKAGGVRIAGGSSTNDARGNVEIDFTCSGEHGRLTVADDWGTFLGEHYQALANIRTASGERQVVFGETSRNESIDISRPVATGWLDFIKLGIEHILTGYDHLLFLLALLAGARGFLSVVKIVTAFTLAHSVTLTLAALGLVNIPDRIIEPLIAATIIWVALENLISAAPDRRRWMWSFGFGLVHGLGFAAALGEIDLKGAALVRALVGFNAGVEIGQLVFVVIALPLLTLLSRGRGATLTPRIASIAAAVMGTYWLIERVFLG, encoded by the coding sequence ATGACGCCGCGCTTCGCACGTTGGATAACGGGCCTCCTGGCGCTGTTCTTCTGCACGGAACTGCTGGCTCACGCGACGACCATCGGACTTGTCCGCATCGATCTCGTCGGCGACCGCCTGACTTACACCCTCGCCGTTGCCTTGCCCGAGATTCCCAACGGCTCGGCGCTGCTGTTGAGCGCCGCCGCCAATGGCGACCGCGCCGCCATCGACACGGTGGCAGATCAGGCCCGCCGCAGCGTCAGGATCGATCTCGGCGGCGCGCCCTGCAAGGCCGGCGGCGTGCGCATCGCCGGCGGTAGCAGCACCAACGACGCCCGCGGCAATGTCGAGATCGACTTCACATGCAGCGGCGAGCACGGCCGTCTCACCGTCGCCGACGACTGGGGCACCTTCCTCGGCGAGCACTATCAGGCACTCGCCAACATCCGCACCGCGAGCGGCGAGCGGCAGGTCGTGTTCGGCGAGACCTCGCGCAACGAAAGCATCGACATCAGCCGCCCGGTCGCGACCGGCTGGCTCGATTTCATCAAGCTTGGCATCGAGCATATTTTGACAGGTTACGATCACTTGCTGTTCCTGCTCGCGCTGCTGGCAGGAGCACGCGGCTTCCTCAGCGTGGTCAAGATCGTCACGGCCTTCACGCTCGCTCACAGCGTGACGCTGACGCTGGCCGCGCTTGGGCTCGTCAACATTCCCGATCGCATCATCGAACCGCTGATCGCCGCCACCATCATCTGGGTGGCGCTGGAGAACCTGATCTCGGCTGCGCCCGACCGGCGACGCTGGATGTGGAGCTTTGGCTTCGGCCTCGTGCACGGGCTCGGCTTTGCCGCCGCGCTCGGCGAGATCGATCTGAAGGGTGCAGCGCTGGTCCGCGCGCTGGTCGGCTTCAACGCCGGGGTCGAGATCGGCCAGCTCGTCTTCGTCGTGATCGCGCTGCCGCTCCTGACGCTGCTGTCGCGCGGCCGCGGCGCCACGCTGACGCCACGCATCGCCTCGATCGCGGCGGCCGTGATGGGCACCTATTGGCTGATCGAGCGGGTTTTTCTCGGATAA
- a CDS encoding MBL fold metallo-hydrolase: protein MTSNVTRRSVLALGAGLGATTMLGETVLAKAPKLGTQPSYFYRFDLGNAEVTVVSDGPLPLGPPKGTFIGVPDDAVKKMLSDNFLSPENVVLEQNSPIVNTGDKLILFDTGMGTSKAFGPTTGRQQKSMKEAGIKPEDIDAVVFSHAHIDHIGGVVGEDGKVLFPNAQYYIAQSDFDFWTDESKIGGPLKDFVLHARKNLLPIRDRLVFYKDGQEFLPGVQAIAAPGHTIGHTIFVVTSNGKSFAFLGDLTHHPILLLEKPRMQFSYDTDPAQAAETRVKLLDMIATQKIPVMAYHYAWPGVGHIAKTGEGFHYYPEAMDLYR, encoded by the coding sequence ATGACATCGAACGTGACGCGACGGTCCGTGCTGGCTCTCGGTGCCGGCCTCGGTGCAACGACCATGCTCGGCGAGACCGTGCTCGCGAAAGCGCCCAAGCTCGGCACGCAGCCCAGTTATTTCTACCGCTTTGATCTCGGCAACGCCGAAGTCACCGTCGTCTCCGACGGACCTCTTCCGCTCGGACCTCCCAAGGGCACCTTCATCGGCGTGCCCGATGACGCCGTGAAGAAGATGCTCTCCGACAATTTCCTGTCGCCCGAGAACGTCGTGCTCGAACAGAATTCCCCGATCGTCAACACCGGCGACAAGCTCATCCTGTTCGACACCGGCATGGGCACTTCGAAAGCCTTCGGCCCGACCACGGGACGTCAGCAGAAGAGCATGAAGGAAGCCGGCATCAAGCCGGAGGACATCGACGCGGTGGTGTTCTCCCACGCCCATATCGACCATATCGGCGGCGTCGTGGGCGAGGACGGCAAGGTGCTGTTCCCCAACGCGCAATATTACATCGCCCAGAGCGATTTCGACTTCTGGACCGATGAAAGCAAGATCGGCGGTCCGCTGAAGGATTTCGTCCTTCACGCCCGCAAGAACCTGCTGCCGATCCGCGACCGCCTGGTGTTCTACAAGGACGGCCAGGAATTCCTGCCCGGCGTGCAGGCGATCGCAGCTCCCGGCCACACGATCGGCCATACCATCTTCGTCGTCACGTCGAACGGAAAGTCGTTCGCGTTCCTCGGCGATCTCACCCACCATCCGATCCTGCTGCTGGAAAAGCCGCGGATGCAGTTCTCGTACGACACCGATCCGGCCCAGGCCGCCGAAACCCGGGTCAAGTTGCTGGACATGATCGCCACCCAGAAGATTCCGGTGATGGCGTATCACTATGCGTGGCCGGGCGTCGGCCATATCGCCAAGACCGGCGAGGGATTCCACTACTATCCCGAGGCGATGGACCTTTATCGCTGA
- a CDS encoding NAD(P)-dependent oxidoreductase, whose amino-acid sequence MSDAIGFIGLGVMGEPICRNLVRKSGRKVLAFDLAAEPLARIAAEGATAASSLAELVSGSETIFLCLPSAKHVLSVFDGILPTIRDGQTVIDLGTSDVAMTRDFARRLAETGALWIDAPIARTRQAAQDGTLSVMVGATAEQFAAVEPLIRHFATDVTLCGRTGAGQVTKILNNMVLFETVNALAEAVAIARHSGVEPKLLLETLSKGSADSFALRNHGMKAIVPDEFPLRAFSTEYALKDLTYALSLGAQAGLDLRGAALIRSIFEEAIGKGMGDAYFPVIARLIDPPRSAG is encoded by the coding sequence ATGTCTGACGCAATCGGATTCATCGGCCTCGGCGTCATGGGCGAGCCGATCTGCCGCAATCTCGTGCGCAAGAGCGGCCGCAAGGTTTTGGCCTTCGATCTCGCGGCCGAGCCGCTGGCACGAATAGCTGCGGAAGGCGCGACGGCCGCTAGCTCGCTGGCCGAGCTCGTGAGCGGCAGCGAAACGATTTTCCTGTGCCTGCCGAGCGCAAAACACGTGCTGTCCGTCTTCGACGGCATTTTGCCGACGATCCGCGACGGCCAAACCGTGATCGATCTCGGAACCTCCGATGTCGCGATGACCCGCGACTTTGCCCGGCGCCTTGCCGAGACGGGCGCGCTCTGGATCGACGCGCCGATCGCGCGCACCCGGCAGGCGGCGCAGGACGGCACGCTCAGCGTCATGGTCGGTGCGACGGCCGAACAATTCGCCGCCGTCGAGCCGCTGATCCGGCATTTTGCCACCGACGTCACGCTGTGCGGCCGCACGGGAGCGGGGCAGGTGACCAAGATTCTCAACAACATGGTGCTGTTCGAGACGGTCAACGCGCTCGCGGAAGCCGTCGCGATCGCCAGGCACAGCGGCGTCGAACCAAAGCTTCTGTTGGAGACGTTGTCGAAGGGCTCGGCCGACAGTTTTGCGCTGCGCAATCACGGCATGAAGGCAATCGTCCCGGACGAGTTTCCGCTACGCGCCTTCTCGACGGAATATGCGCTGAAGGATCTCACCTACGCACTCTCGCTTGGCGCGCAGGCCGGCCTCGACTTGCGCGGGGCTGCGCTGATCCGCTCCATTTTCGAGGAGGCGATCGGCAAGGGGATGGGCGATGCCTACTTCCCTGTGATCGCAAGGCTGATCGATCCGCCGCGCTCGGCCGGCTGA
- a CDS encoding GntR family transcriptional regulator has product MAKRPAKAIGSISRGSGMALGEAVFRSLCEAMQAGHYRAGDRLREEEVAQRLKVSRTPVREALGRLAARGFVEPAGGRGLIVRNLDISEVLELYAMREILEGAAARLASEHASKPEVEALSDIEQAFTDATDAAEMARLNRAFHEAICRAARNRYLDNASRELQDWIALLGPTTFTVTGRPSTSHREHQAIINAIAARDGDKAEKLAREHIREALRCRLKLLQKQ; this is encoded by the coding sequence ATGGCAAAGCGTCCGGCAAAGGCGATCGGCTCGATTTCGCGCGGCTCAGGCATGGCGCTCGGCGAGGCCGTGTTCCGCTCGCTCTGCGAGGCAATGCAGGCAGGCCACTATCGCGCCGGCGACCGCCTGCGCGAGGAAGAGGTCGCGCAGCGGCTCAAGGTCAGCCGCACCCCGGTTCGGGAAGCGCTCGGCCGGCTGGCCGCGCGCGGCTTCGTCGAGCCGGCCGGCGGGCGCGGCCTCATCGTCCGCAACCTCGACATCTCCGAGGTGCTTGAGCTCTACGCCATGCGGGAAATTTTGGAAGGCGCAGCCGCCCGGCTCGCCTCGGAACATGCTTCAAAGCCCGAGGTCGAGGCGCTCTCGGATATCGAGCAGGCCTTCACCGACGCCACCGACGCCGCCGAGATGGCCCGGCTCAACCGCGCCTTCCACGAAGCGATCTGCCGCGCCGCCCGCAACCGCTATCTCGACAATGCGTCGCGGGAGTTGCAGGACTGGATCGCCCTGCTCGGCCCCACCACCTTCACCGTCACCGGCCGGCCCTCGACCAGCCACCGGGAACACCAGGCCATCATCAACGCCATCGCGGCGCGCGACGGCGACAAGGCGGAAAAGCTGGCGCGCGAACACATCCGCGAGGCACTGCGCTGCCGGCTCAAGCTGTTGCAGAAGCAATAG
- the tcuA gene encoding FAD-dependent tricarballylate dehydrogenase TcuA, translating into MNGKYDVLVIGGGNAALCAAISARRGGASVLVLEGAPKFYRGGNTRHTRNMRCAHDAATEILTGPYTEEEFWKDLLLVTGGQTDEELARHMIRESKDILNWIVEQGVRWQPSLGGTLSLGRTNSFFLGGGRAMLNALYLTAEALGVDIEYDAEVTDLVIEDGMFLAARVKRPIEGATEIRATSLVAAAGGFEANIEWLKQYWGEAADNFLIRGTPYNRGSILKMLLDKGVQEVGDPTQCHAVAIDARAPKFDGGIITRHDSVVFGIVVNKHAQRFYDEGEDIWPKRYAIWGRLVAAQPDQIAYIIFDSTVVTSFMPTLFPPIAGATVAELAGKLTLDSAALEKTITDFNAAVRPGTFDHTILDDCVTEGITPPKTHWARRIETPPYLAYPVRPGITFTYLGTRVTKEARMLMKDGRLAANMFAAGEIMAGNVLGKGYAAGMGMTIGSVFGRIAGREAAKHARN; encoded by the coding sequence ATGAACGGCAAATACGACGTGCTGGTGATCGGCGGCGGCAATGCAGCGCTGTGCGCGGCGATATCAGCGCGGCGCGGCGGCGCCTCCGTCCTCGTGCTCGAAGGCGCGCCAAAATTCTACCGCGGCGGCAATACGCGCCACACCCGCAACATGCGTTGCGCCCACGATGCGGCGACCGAGATCTTGACCGGCCCTTACACGGAAGAAGAGTTCTGGAAGGACCTGCTGCTGGTCACCGGCGGGCAGACCGATGAAGAACTCGCCCGCCACATGATCCGGGAGTCCAAGGACATCCTGAACTGGATCGTGGAGCAGGGCGTGCGCTGGCAGCCCTCGCTCGGGGGCACGCTGAGCCTGGGGCGCACCAACTCCTTCTTCCTCGGCGGCGGCCGCGCGATGCTGAACGCGCTGTATCTCACTGCTGAAGCGCTGGGCGTCGACATCGAATATGACGCTGAAGTCACCGACCTCGTGATCGAGGACGGCATGTTCCTCGCCGCGCGCGTCAAGCGGCCGATCGAGGGCGCGACCGAGATTCGCGCCACGTCGCTGGTCGCAGCCGCCGGCGGTTTCGAGGCCAACATCGAATGGCTGAAGCAGTATTGGGGCGAGGCCGCCGATAATTTCCTGATCCGCGGCACGCCCTATAATCGCGGCTCGATCCTGAAGATGCTGCTCGACAAGGGCGTGCAGGAGGTCGGCGATCCCACCCAGTGCCACGCGGTCGCAATCGACGCCCGCGCGCCAAAGTTCGACGGGGGCATCATCACGCGGCACGATTCGGTCGTATTCGGCATTGTGGTCAACAAGCACGCGCAGCGCTTCTACGACGAGGGCGAGGACATCTGGCCGAAGCGCTACGCGATCTGGGGCAGGCTCGTGGCGGCGCAGCCTGACCAGATTGCCTATATCATCTTCGACTCGACTGTGGTCACGTCCTTCATGCCGACGCTGTTCCCGCCGATCGCGGGCGCGACCGTTGCCGAGCTCGCCGGCAAGCTGACGCTCGACTCGGCCGCGCTGGAAAAGACCATCACTGATTTCAACGCCGCGGTACGCCCCGGCACGTTCGATCACACCATCCTCGACGATTGCGTGACCGAAGGCATCACCCCGCCGAAAACGCATTGGGCGCGGCGCATCGAGACGCCGCCTTATCTTGCTTATCCGGTCAGGCCCGGCATCACCTTCACCTATCTCGGCACGCGCGTGACCAAGGAGGCGCGGATGCTGATGAAGGATGGCAGGCTAGCGGCCAACATGTTCGCGGCCGGCGAGATCATGGCAGGCAACGTGCTGGGCAAGGGCTATGCGGCCGGCATGGGCATGACCATCGGCAGCGTGTTCGGGCGCATCGCAGGACGGGAAGCGGCAAAGCATGCACGGAACTAG
- the tcuB gene encoding tricarballylate utilization 4Fe-4S protein TcuB → MHGTRILEETDRLMTVCNSCRYCEGLCAVFPAMEMRRAFSDGDLNYLANLCHSCGACYVDCQFSPPHEFNVNVPQTLAVARAESYAAYAWPRALSGAFARNGLVISVVAALSMAVFILGFAAFNDRAALFGIHTGPGAFYKLMPHNAMAVLFSAAFLYAILALVLSVRAFWRDIGEPIRGRADGGSIFQAIRDAGELRYLHGGGVGCYNEDDKPTDRRKLYHHLTFYGFLLCFAATSVATLYHYLLAREAPYPWWDLPVVLGTLGGIGLVVGPVGLFLAKVKRDPALLDEERYGMDVGFIAMLFLTGVTGLALLVLRETSAMGPLLALHLGAVFALFITMPYGKFVHGIYRFAALVRYAQERRDAG, encoded by the coding sequence ATGCACGGAACTAGGATCCTCGAGGAGACCGACCGTCTGATGACGGTCTGCAATTCCTGCCGCTACTGCGAAGGCCTCTGCGCGGTATTTCCCGCCATGGAGATGCGCCGCGCGTTCTCGGACGGCGACCTCAACTACCTCGCCAACCTCTGCCATTCCTGCGGCGCCTGCTACGTCGACTGCCAGTTCTCGCCGCCACACGAGTTCAACGTCAATGTGCCGCAGACGCTGGCCGTTGCGCGGGCAGAATCCTACGCGGCCTATGCCTGGCCCCGCGCACTGTCAGGTGCGTTCGCGCGCAACGGGCTCGTCATCAGCGTCGTTGCCGCGCTCAGCATGGCCGTCTTCATCCTCGGCTTTGCGGCGTTCAACGATCGCGCGGCGCTGTTCGGTATCCACACAGGTCCCGGCGCCTTCTACAAACTGATGCCGCACAATGCGATGGCCGTGCTGTTCTCGGCCGCCTTTCTCTATGCGATCCTGGCGCTGGTGCTGAGCGTGCGCGCGTTCTGGCGCGACATCGGTGAGCCGATCCGAGGCCGCGCCGATGGCGGCTCGATCTTCCAGGCGATCCGCGATGCCGGAGAGCTGCGCTATCTCCATGGCGGCGGCGTCGGTTGCTACAATGAGGACGACAAGCCGACCGACCGGCGCAAGCTCTATCATCACCTGACCTTCTACGGCTTCCTGCTGTGCTTTGCCGCGACCTCGGTCGCCACGCTCTATCACTATCTGCTCGCACGCGAGGCGCCCTATCCGTGGTGGGACCTGCCGGTCGTGCTCGGCACGCTCGGCGGTATCGGCCTCGTTGTCGGGCCGGTCGGGCTGTTCCTTGCAAAGGTGAAGCGCGATCCCGCGCTGCTGGATGAGGAGCGCTACGGCATGGACGTCGGCTTCATCGCCATGCTGTTCCTGACCGGGGTCACCGGCCTTGCGCTGCTGGTCCTGCGCGAGACATCAGCCATGGGGCCGCTGCTGGCGCTGCATCTCGGCGCCGTGTTCGCGCTGTTCATCACCATGCCCTATGGAAAATTCGTGCACGGCATCTATCGCTTCGCCGCCCTCGTGCGCTACGCGCAGGAGCGGCGGGACGCGGGTTAA
- a CDS encoding outer membrane protein encodes MLWNNLRASLMVLLSLSTSATIAAAADVTGYKVAPVAAYNWNGFYVGGHAGYGWSRSTGNADPLPSPQAFGLSPNTLEFHSKGALGGIQAGYNWQFAPNWVVGIEADISWSGIRGRQTDAMIMFGGTALCPVCSPVSFDRKWDHLGTFRGRLGYTQGHWLAYATGGFAFGSTRVDTNLMVNSFTLAASAKTDAVGYAVGAGAEYALAGNWTLKSEYLFTHLGDAGSMIGYPVPFLAGAYRYSWDDTKIHAVRIGVNYRFGDPFSAN; translated from the coding sequence ATGCTTTGGAATAACTTGCGAGCCTCGCTCATGGTGCTGCTGTCGCTCTCGACGTCGGCCACGATCGCAGCAGCGGCCGACGTCACAGGCTATAAGGTTGCCCCTGTCGCTGCGTATAACTGGAACGGCTTTTATGTCGGCGGTCACGCCGGCTATGGCTGGAGCCGATCAACCGGCAACGCCGATCCGCTGCCAAGCCCGCAGGCCTTCGGCCTCTCCCCGAACACCCTCGAGTTCCACAGCAAGGGCGCTCTGGGCGGCATTCAGGCTGGATACAACTGGCAGTTCGCACCGAACTGGGTGGTCGGCATCGAGGCCGACATCTCATGGAGCGGCATCCGCGGCCGCCAGACCGATGCGATGATCATGTTCGGAGGCACGGCTCTCTGCCCTGTTTGTTCGCCCGTGTCGTTCGACCGCAAGTGGGACCATCTCGGCACGTTCCGCGGACGCCTTGGCTACACGCAGGGCCATTGGCTCGCCTATGCAACCGGCGGCTTCGCCTTCGGGAGCACGAGGGTTGATACCAACCTGATGGTCAATTCGTTCACGCTTGCCGCCTCCGCCAAGACGGACGCCGTCGGCTACGCCGTCGGCGCCGGTGCGGAGTATGCGCTGGCCGGCAACTGGACTCTGAAGAGCGAATATCTTTTCACCCATCTCGGCGATGCCGGCAGCATGATCGGGTATCCGGTCCCGTTCCTTGCGGGCGCCTATCGCTACAGTTGGGACGACACAAAAATTCATGCCGTCCGCATCGGCGTGAACTACAGGTTCGGCGATCCCTTCAGCGCAAATTAA
- a CDS encoding AraC family transcriptional regulator, giving the protein MLTGDVVPLAEGPVRCDVTALPLPSVKMSGASGTPMSFVATGTDPDNALGFVLASHAPMRIAVDDRALDLAPMEVGLADAAHVGAHVSQLSEGSFRGLLINRKALLELCPHAEDLIARPLNANAGVKMLLQGYCDLLIENANSLDALARNAAAQHLIDLVALSLGTGRDETELVKDRGLAAARLEAIKADVLARLGNGDLSLAEVAQRNRASPRYVQMLFERTGTTFSEFVLEQRLIRAARLLRGSLQRSRKVSDIAHLAGFNDVSYFHRAFRRRFGMTPSDMRSGMPRGDDASRS; this is encoded by the coding sequence GTGCTGACCGGCGACGTCGTGCCGCTGGCGGAGGGACCGGTGCGTTGCGACGTGACGGCGCTGCCGCTGCCTAGCGTGAAAATGTCCGGCGCTTCCGGCACGCCGATGAGCTTTGTCGCGACCGGCACCGATCCGGATAATGCGCTTGGCTTCGTGCTGGCCTCACACGCGCCTATGCGCATTGCGGTCGATGACCGGGCTCTCGATCTTGCGCCCATGGAGGTCGGTCTCGCCGATGCCGCCCATGTCGGCGCGCATGTGTCGCAACTCAGCGAGGGGAGCTTCAGGGGTCTGCTCATCAATCGCAAGGCGTTGCTTGAGCTCTGCCCGCATGCGGAGGATCTGATCGCCCGGCCGCTCAATGCCAATGCCGGGGTCAAGATGCTGCTGCAGGGGTATTGCGACCTGTTGATCGAGAATGCCAACAGCCTCGACGCGCTGGCGAGAAACGCCGCGGCGCAGCATCTGATTGATCTCGTGGCGCTCTCGCTCGGCACCGGCCGCGATGAAACCGAGCTTGTGAAAGATCGTGGACTGGCCGCGGCGCGTCTCGAGGCAATCAAGGCGGATGTGCTGGCCCGGCTCGGCAATGGCGATCTCAGCCTTGCCGAAGTCGCGCAGCGCAACCGTGCCAGCCCTCGCTACGTGCAGATGCTGTTCGAGCGAACCGGCACGACCTTTTCCGAATTCGTACTGGAGCAACGACTGATCCGTGCCGCCAGGTTACTGCGCGGTTCACTGCAGCGATCGCGCAAGGTGAGCGACATCGCGCATCTCGCGGGCTTCAACGACGTGTCCTATTTTCACCGCGCCTTTCGCCGCCGCTTCGGCATGACGCCGAGCGACATGCGCAGCGGGATGCCGCGCGGAGACGACGCGTCGAGGTCATAG
- a CDS encoding GGDEF domain-containing protein translates to MFRRTVASMKERSFLHVIKLVSPFVAVVLLQAAMAIGSLEVLSSVRAYVAGEALWSRAQKNAVYDLDLYLHSGDRAFFEQYQDALAVPIGDKFARLALEREPEDLDAASRGFLQGGNHPDDVPGLIWLYRYFHDVSFMNAAIQHWVATDPMLLELTIFGEAIDTEMKQGPIRDEQRLRFLTSRLHELNSQFTERADRFSAVLGEGSRTIKVLLTLANLAAAGTLILLMVWRIRRLVQQREAFENALKAEKERLSWQATHDPMTGLANRRDFEVRLEHELGEVSRAPLALILLDLDQFKAVNDTCGHLAGDRLLCDVARLLQKDCRPHDHVARLGGDEFGIILPHCTPYDGVDIAERLRRSFELFAFSWDDKSFAVTASIGLACISDATIGLEEALRQADAACYGAKQKGRNRVQVYHTSEAAQAGSRRRQVA, encoded by the coding sequence TTGTTTCGCAGAACCGTCGCGTCGATGAAGGAGCGCAGCTTCCTTCACGTGATCAAGCTCGTCTCGCCGTTCGTGGCGGTCGTGCTGCTGCAAGCCGCGATGGCCATCGGCAGCCTCGAGGTTTTGTCGTCGGTCCGCGCCTATGTTGCCGGCGAAGCTCTGTGGTCACGTGCTCAGAAGAATGCGGTCTACGACCTCGACCTGTACCTGCATTCGGGTGATCGAGCCTTCTTCGAACAATATCAGGATGCGCTCGCCGTCCCGATTGGCGACAAGTTTGCAAGGCTCGCACTCGAACGCGAGCCTGAGGATCTCGATGCGGCGAGCCGCGGATTCCTGCAAGGCGGCAATCATCCCGACGACGTCCCCGGCCTGATCTGGCTTTATCGCTACTTCCATGACGTAAGCTTCATGAACGCCGCGATCCAGCATTGGGTGGCCACCGACCCGATGCTGCTCGAACTGACGATCTTCGGCGAAGCCATCGACACGGAGATGAAGCAGGGGCCGATTCGGGACGAGCAGCGCCTGCGGTTTCTGACCAGCCGCCTCCACGAGCTGAACAGTCAGTTCACCGAGCGCGCGGACCGCTTTTCCGCGGTGCTTGGTGAGGGATCGCGCACCATCAAGGTGCTGCTCACGCTGGCAAACCTCGCGGCCGCCGGCACGCTCATTCTGCTGATGGTGTGGCGGATCCGCCGCCTCGTCCAGCAGCGCGAAGCCTTCGAGAATGCCTTGAAGGCGGAGAAGGAGCGCCTGAGCTGGCAGGCCACTCACGATCCGATGACGGGCCTGGCGAACCGGCGCGACTTCGAGGTCCGGCTGGAGCACGAGCTCGGCGAGGTCAGTCGCGCGCCGCTTGCCCTGATCCTGCTCGACCTCGATCAGTTCAAGGCCGTGAACGACACCTGCGGCCATCTCGCGGGCGACCGTCTGCTGTGCGACGTCGCACGCCTGCTGCAGAAAGACTGCCGGCCGCATGACCATGTCGCCCGGCTCGGCGGCGATGAGTTCGGGATCATCCTGCCACACTGCACGCCCTACGACGGGGTCGACATCGCCGAACGGTTGCGACGGTCGTTCGAGCTGTTCGCCTTCTCGTGGGACGATAAAAGCTTTGCAGTCACTGCCAGCATTGGGCTGGCCTGCATCTCGGACGCAACGATCGGCCTCGAGGAAGCGTTGCGGCAGGCGGATGCCGCCTGTTACGGCGCCAAGCAGAAGGGCCGCAACCGGGTGCAGGTCTATCACACCTCCGAAGCCGCGCAGGCGGGCTCGCGGCGGCGTCAGGTGGCCTGA
- a CDS encoding glutathione S-transferase family protein yields the protein MTITITAFEWSPDGGKGLARDTRVRWALEEVGQPYEVRPVSFAAMKESAHLALHPFGQIPTYEEGDLALFETGGIVLHIGERYGGLLPDDANARARAITWMFAAVNTVEPPILELVIAKLIEGDKPWRAERLPLVEDRIRGRLNQLSARLGDADWLDGAFSAGDLMMVSVLLRLRPSGILDEYPDIAAYVARGEARPAYKRAFDAQSALYNGKPPTG from the coding sequence ATGACCATCACCATTACCGCCTTTGAATGGTCACCCGATGGAGGCAAGGGACTGGCGCGCGATACGCGCGTTCGCTGGGCGCTTGAAGAAGTGGGCCAGCCTTACGAGGTCCGTCCCGTGTCGTTCGCTGCGATGAAGGAATCAGCGCATCTTGCGCTTCATCCCTTCGGTCAGATTCCGACCTATGAGGAAGGCGATCTCGCGCTGTTCGAGACGGGAGGGATCGTGCTCCACATCGGCGAGCGCTATGGGGGCCTGCTGCCTGACGATGCCAATGCGCGGGCGCGCGCCATCACCTGGATGTTCGCCGCGGTCAACACGGTGGAGCCGCCGATCCTTGAACTCGTCATCGCCAAGCTGATAGAGGGCGACAAGCCCTGGCGTGCGGAGCGCCTGCCGCTGGTCGAAGATCGCATCCGCGGCCGGCTGAACCAACTCTCCGCTCGCCTGGGTGATGCCGATTGGCTCGACGGCGCGTTCAGCGCGGGCGACCTGATGATGGTGTCGGTGCTGCTCAGGCTGAGACCATCGGGCATTCTGGACGAATATCCTGATATCGCCGCCTATGTCGCTCGCGGCGAAGCGCGGCCCGCTTACAAGCGGGCCTTTGACGCGCAATCGGCGCTTTACAACGGCAAGCCACCGACCGGCTGA